From a region of the Listeria monocytogenes ATCC 19117 genome:
- a CDS encoding low molecular weight phosphatase family protein: protein MTQKLIYFLSQTHIRSAIAEAWAKRLSLSNVKFISGSWHKSKSTPFIAEALNEFAIEPPESLSYSPSSELLADADLIVTIYDSAHETAPKFPANIQEKIIYWDIDDPEQEIALPKKWASYQEVCDNIALSVKNLEHVLIEA, encoded by the coding sequence ATGACGCAAAAGCTGATCTACTTTTTATCACAAACGCATATTCGAAGTGCCATTGCTGAAGCTTGGGCGAAAAGACTTTCACTTAGCAATGTCAAATTCATTAGCGGTTCTTGGCATAAATCTAAATCAACACCGTTTATTGCAGAAGCGTTGAATGAGTTTGCAATCGAGCCACCTGAAAGTTTGTCTTATTCCCCTAGCTCAGAACTACTGGCAGATGCTGATCTCATTGTAACAATTTATGATTCTGCACATGAAACTGCACCAAAATTTCCAGCTAACATACAAGAAAAAATTATTTATTGGGACATTGATGATCCGGAACAAGAAATAGCGTTACCAAAAAAATGGGCGAGTTATCAAGAAGTATGTGATAACATTGCCTTATCAGTAAAAAATTTAGAGCATGTATTGATAGAGGCTTAG
- a CDS encoding cation diffusion facilitator family transporter, whose amino-acid sequence MDGYNDLKKAEKAAFLSIFAYLFLAVLKIVAGQLGNSDALLADGLNNTTDIVASVALLIGLRISRIPPDADHSYGHRRTETISSLIASIIMFLVGVQVIWSSIVHIIEKEFATPSMLTAVVALFSGVFMYAIYLYNHRLAKKLDSQAVRAAAYDNRSDAFVSLGAFIGIIGAVLGVPWLDSVTAFLVGILIVYTAIKIFYDAAHTLTDGFDVSKLETIHDLIASVPDVKKVIDIKARMNGNKIWIDATIAVDPELNVVKSHAITEIVEQKIRNEYEGAFTLVHIEPFFE is encoded by the coding sequence ATGGATGGATACAACGATTTAAAAAAGGCTGAAAAAGCGGCATTTTTGAGTATATTTGCCTATTTATTTCTAGCGGTTTTAAAAATAGTTGCTGGGCAATTAGGAAACTCTGATGCCTTACTTGCAGATGGTTTGAATAATACGACTGATATTGTTGCTTCTGTTGCGCTTTTAATTGGCCTTAGAATTTCTCGTATTCCACCTGATGCAGATCATTCATACGGACACCGACGGACTGAAACTATTAGCTCTTTAATCGCATCTATCATTATGTTTCTCGTTGGCGTGCAAGTTATTTGGAGTTCAATTGTTCATATTATCGAAAAAGAATTTGCAACACCCTCGATGTTAACTGCTGTTGTCGCGCTTTTTTCTGGTGTATTTATGTATGCTATTTACTTATATAATCATCGACTTGCGAAAAAACTTGATAGCCAAGCTGTGCGAGCTGCTGCATATGATAATCGTTCCGACGCATTTGTTAGTTTAGGTGCGTTTATCGGGATTATTGGGGCTGTTCTTGGTGTTCCTTGGCTTGATTCCGTGACGGCCTTTTTGGTCGGTATTTTGATTGTTTATACTGCTATCAAAATTTTCTATGACGCTGCACATACCTTGACAGATGGTTTCGATGTTTCTAAGCTCGAAACTATTCATGATTTAATTGCTTCTGTACCTGATGTCAAAAAAGTAATTGATATTAAAGCGCGAATGAATGGAAATAAGATTTGGATCGATGCAACTATCGCTGTGGATCCTGAACTAAATGTAGTTAAAAGTCATGCAATCACCGAAATCGTTGAACAAAAAATTCGTAACGAATACGAAGGTGCGTTCACTTTAGTTCATATTGAACCATTTTTTGAATAA
- a CDS encoding hemolysin family protein — translation MILTIKFLIIALLIAISAFFVATEFAIVKMRPSRLDQLIAEKDKRAVLARHIYNHLNAYLSACQLGITISSLGLGWLGESTVEAALHPLFSLMELPQSAITILSFTIAFLFITFLHVVVGELVPKTLAIDKTEAVALAVARPLHIFYKVMFPFIWILNGSAVFIARLFGLEPASEHEIAHTEDELKIIVGESYKSGEINQSEFRYVNKIFDFDERMAKEVMIPRTEIVTVDTGSTIGELSDIMQNERYTRYPVIDGDKDHVIGVLNLKEILSAYVEHGSNPSFSIDPYVKPIIRVIETIPIKELLFRMQRERSHIAILLDEYGGTSGLVTVEDIVEEIVGDIRDEFDADEIPEIRKIKDGHFIVDAKLLIDEVNNILGTEIEEEEVDTIGGWFLTQNYEVEVGDEIDYDGFIFRVKQGEPHHIEYIEIIKKTND, via the coding sequence TTGATATTAACCATTAAATTTTTAATTATAGCTTTACTTATTGCTATATCAGCATTTTTCGTGGCAACAGAATTTGCGATTGTTAAAATGCGACCAAGCCGTTTGGACCAATTAATTGCGGAGAAAGATAAACGCGCAGTCCTCGCTAGACATATTTACAATCATTTGAACGCTTACTTATCAGCCTGCCAACTCGGGATAACGATTAGTTCCCTTGGACTTGGTTGGTTGGGGGAATCTACGGTAGAAGCGGCGTTACATCCGTTATTTAGCTTAATGGAACTTCCGCAATCAGCTATTACGATTCTATCCTTCACGATTGCCTTTCTATTTATCACATTCTTGCACGTAGTTGTTGGGGAACTTGTACCGAAAACACTGGCGATTGATAAAACAGAGGCAGTTGCACTTGCGGTAGCTCGTCCACTGCATATTTTTTATAAAGTGATGTTCCCGTTCATTTGGATTTTAAATGGTTCTGCCGTTTTCATCGCACGTCTTTTTGGTTTAGAGCCAGCTTCCGAGCACGAAATTGCTCATACCGAGGATGAATTAAAAATAATCGTCGGCGAAAGTTATAAGAGTGGTGAAATCAACCAATCAGAATTCCGTTATGTGAATAAGATTTTTGATTTTGATGAACGTATGGCGAAAGAAGTCATGATTCCGCGAACAGAGATTGTTACCGTTGATACGGGCTCTACTATCGGGGAATTATCCGACATTATGCAAAATGAACGCTATACGCGCTATCCGGTTATTGATGGCGATAAAGACCACGTTATCGGCGTACTTAATTTAAAAGAAATTTTGTCAGCATATGTTGAGCATGGATCTAATCCAAGTTTTAGCATTGATCCTTACGTAAAACCAATTATTCGTGTGATTGAAACAATTCCGATTAAAGAATTACTTTTCCGTATGCAGCGTGAACGTTCCCATATCGCGATTTTACTTGACGAATATGGTGGTACTTCTGGACTTGTTACGGTTGAAGATATTGTAGAGGAAATCGTTGGTGATATCCGCGATGAATTTGATGCCGATGAAATTCCAGAAATTCGCAAAATCAAAGACGGTCACTTTATTGTGGATGCGAAACTTCTTATTGATGAAGTAAATAATATTTTAGGTACTGAAATTGAGGAAGAAGAAGTCGACACAATTGGCGGCTGGTTCTTAACGCAAAATTATGAAGTAGAAGTTGGGGACGAAATTGATTACGATGGATTCATTTTCCGCGTAAAACAAGGCGAACCTCATCATATTGAATATATCGAAATCATCAAAAAAACGAATGACTAA
- a CDS encoding LysR family transcriptional regulator, translated as MNLHHLRYFVTLAHMEHYTKAAEKLLITQPSLSHAISSLEQELGIPLFEKEGRNIGLSKAGKVFLDYVEESLDMIDAGVATTKKAANGEGQIDLAFLQTLGTSLIPKLVQEFLQTEPEKQIDFIFHTGVSIDIIQGLKEKKFDIGICSKLENERNIHFTPIAKQELVLIVPKSHPLAEKDWIDLIETVDYPHIAFSKKSGLRPIIDDLFRKIGADYQIAYEIEVDQVIAGMVAQNFGIAVVPNMPILNYVDVKVLPIRSPNWERFFYLAVAKNQTLTPAAEKFKQFMLAHRI; from the coding sequence ATGAATTTACACCATTTACGATACTTCGTCACACTGGCGCACATGGAGCATTACACAAAAGCAGCTGAAAAATTGCTGATTACACAGCCTAGTTTAAGTCACGCAATTTCCTCCTTAGAGCAAGAATTAGGTATCCCTTTATTTGAAAAAGAAGGGCGGAATATAGGGTTAAGTAAAGCTGGCAAAGTATTTCTTGATTATGTGGAAGAGTCCTTAGATATGATTGATGCGGGTGTCGCGACGACTAAAAAAGCGGCGAATGGGGAAGGGCAGATTGACTTGGCATTCTTGCAAACACTTGGCACGTCTCTAATACCAAAGCTTGTTCAAGAATTTCTCCAAACCGAACCAGAAAAACAAATCGATTTTATTTTCCATACAGGTGTTTCGATTGATATCATTCAAGGCCTAAAAGAAAAGAAATTTGATATTGGTATTTGTTCTAAACTTGAAAATGAAAGAAATATTCACTTTACGCCAATTGCCAAACAAGAATTAGTGCTCATCGTCCCCAAAAGCCATCCTCTTGCTGAGAAAGACTGGATTGATTTAATCGAAACGGTAGATTATCCGCATATCGCATTCTCGAAAAAAAGTGGTTTGCGTCCAATTATCGATGATTTGTTCAGAAAAATTGGTGCCGATTATCAAATTGCATATGAAATTGAAGTGGATCAAGTCATTGCCGGAATGGTCGCGCAAAACTTTGGGATTGCTGTAGTTCCGAACATGCCGATTTTAAATTATGTGGATGTCAAAGTCTTACCAATTAGAAGCCCAAACTGGGAGAGATTCTTTTATCTCGCAGTCGCGAAAAACCAAACGCTAACGCCCGCAGCTGAGAAGTTCAAGCAATTTATGTTAGCGCATCGTATATAA
- a CDS encoding sugar phosphate isomerase/epimerase family protein — MTNANGNLKKCPITISSYTLGTEVSFPKRVKVAAENGFDGIGLRAENYVDALAAGLTDEDMLRILDEHNMKVTEVEYITQWGTAEDRTAEQQKKEQTTFHMARLFGVKHINCGLLEKIPEEQIIVALGELCDRAEELIIGLEFMPYSGVADLQAAWRVAEACGRDNAQLICDTWHWARANQTAESIKNVPADRIVSIQLCDVHETPYKELREESLHDRLAPGEGYGDTVGFAKILKEHGVNPRVMGVEVISDSMVATGLEYAALKVYNATKKVLDEAWPEISPR, encoded by the coding sequence ATGACAAATGCAAATGGCAACCTAAAAAAATGCCCCATCACGATTAGCTCTTATACGCTTGGAACAGAGGTATCTTTTCCTAAACGAGTAAAAGTCGCTGCGGAAAACGGTTTTGACGGAATTGGCTTGCGTGCAGAAAACTATGTAGATGCACTAGCTGCCGGATTAACGGATGAAGACATGTTGCGGATTTTAGACGAGCATAACATGAAAGTAACAGAAGTGGAGTACATAACTCAGTGGGGAACTGCCGAAGATCGTACAGCAGAACAACAAAAGAAAGAGCAAACAACTTTCCACATGGCGCGATTATTTGGCGTCAAACATATTAATTGTGGTTTGCTTGAAAAAATCCCTGAGGAACAAATCATCGTCGCGCTTGGTGAATTATGTGACCGCGCAGAAGAATTAATTATTGGTTTAGAATTTATGCCATATAGCGGTGTAGCAGACTTACAAGCAGCTTGGCGAGTAGCAGAAGCATGCGGCCGAGATAATGCGCAACTTATTTGTGACACGTGGCACTGGGCTAGAGCAAACCAAACAGCAGAATCTATCAAAAACGTTCCCGCTGATCGGATTGTTTCCATCCAACTATGCGATGTCCACGAAACGCCTTACAAAGAACTTCGTGAGGAATCACTTCATGATCGTCTAGCTCCTGGAGAAGGCTACGGAGATACGGTCGGTTTTGCAAAAATTTTAAAAGAACATGGTGTAAATCCACGTGTGATGGGAGTCGAAGTTATTTCAGACTCTATGGTAGCAACTGGTTTAGAGTATGCCGCCCTTAAAGTATACAATGCCACGAAAAAAGTATTAGACGAAGCATGGCCAGAAATTTCTCCACGCTAA
- a CDS encoding FAD-dependent oxidoreductase, translating into MKFNSMFSPIDIGPMKVPNRFVVSPMCNNYANTDGTLSDTSLAYYKERALGGFGLITFEATVVDVRAKGGANKACLYSDHQIASFKRVIDVCHDAGAKISVQLQHAGPEGNSKVSGYPLRAASAIASAAGRNTPEAISREELYELIELYGEAALRAKKAGADAVEVHCAHGYLVSSFLSARTNKRVDEFGGCFENRMRLPRLIIESIRKRVGHSIAILCRINSTDGVEGGLSVQDSATVAAYLEDCGLDGLHVSRSVHIRDEYMWAPTVLHAGFSSDLVTQIKRAVSIPVITVGRFTEPHYAELMVREGRADLVAFGRQSLADPETPNKAAAGKLDELLPCIACLQGCVANMYAGKPITCLVNPLLGRESEAYSPKTPSKKVVVIGGGVGGLYAGWMAGSRGHDVTVYEASDMIGGQMRLAAYPPGKGDLTNMVRSYIKKCEQFDVEIKTNTPVTPELIQEVAPDAVIIATGATPLVLPIPGIEDAGLIHAVDLLDGKEKCGQKVLVVGGGMVGSETAAFLGEAGHDVTVVELRDEVGADVISEHRKFLMRDFDEYKIKSVTNAKVTSFFEDGVTYSLADNKEHRIDGFDSVVLAMGSRAYNPLEEAIKKMVPETYVIGDAIRARRALDATKEALDAVLQL; encoded by the coding sequence TTGAAATTTAATTCGATGTTTTCACCTATTGATATCGGGCCGATGAAGGTGCCTAACAGATTTGTCGTATCGCCAATGTGTAACAACTATGCAAATACAGATGGAACTTTATCAGATACTTCCCTTGCTTATTACAAAGAACGAGCACTTGGGGGTTTTGGGCTTATTACTTTTGAAGCAACGGTTGTAGATGTACGCGCAAAAGGTGGCGCAAATAAAGCATGCCTATATAGTGATCATCAAATTGCTAGTTTTAAACGAGTGATTGATGTATGTCACGATGCTGGAGCAAAAATTTCTGTTCAGTTACAGCACGCTGGACCAGAAGGAAATTCCAAAGTATCTGGTTATCCTTTAAGAGCAGCCTCAGCAATCGCCTCTGCTGCAGGGCGTAATACTCCGGAAGCCATTTCGCGTGAAGAACTTTATGAGTTGATTGAACTTTACGGAGAAGCTGCTTTACGAGCAAAAAAAGCGGGCGCCGATGCGGTTGAAGTTCACTGCGCACATGGTTATCTAGTAAGTAGTTTCTTATCTGCACGGACGAACAAACGTGTGGACGAGTTTGGTGGCTGTTTTGAAAACCGAATGCGATTACCTCGGCTTATTATTGAAAGTATTCGTAAACGTGTCGGTCATTCCATCGCAATTCTTTGCCGAATTAATAGCACGGATGGTGTGGAAGGCGGACTAAGTGTTCAAGATAGCGCAACAGTTGCAGCTTATTTAGAAGATTGTGGTTTGGATGGTTTGCATGTTTCTCGTAGCGTCCATATTCGTGATGAATACATGTGGGCGCCAACCGTATTGCATGCAGGATTTAGCTCTGATCTTGTAACACAAATCAAACGCGCTGTTTCTATTCCTGTAATTACTGTGGGTCGTTTCACAGAGCCGCATTACGCGGAATTAATGGTTCGTGAAGGCCGCGCTGACTTGGTTGCTTTCGGGCGTCAGTCTTTAGCAGATCCAGAAACACCAAACAAAGCTGCTGCTGGAAAACTAGACGAATTACTTCCTTGCATCGCTTGTCTTCAAGGTTGCGTTGCTAATATGTATGCCGGAAAACCCATTACTTGTTTAGTAAATCCGTTACTTGGACGTGAATCCGAAGCTTATTCACCTAAAACTCCAAGTAAAAAAGTAGTTGTCATTGGCGGTGGTGTCGGCGGGCTTTATGCTGGATGGATGGCTGGATCCCGTGGTCATGATGTGACAGTTTATGAAGCATCAGATATGATTGGCGGTCAAATGCGCTTAGCTGCCTATCCTCCTGGTAAAGGCGACTTAACAAACATGGTTCGAAGTTACATCAAAAAGTGTGAACAGTTCGATGTCGAAATTAAAACAAACACACCTGTAACACCAGAACTTATTCAAGAAGTTGCCCCAGATGCCGTCATTATTGCAACTGGCGCCACTCCACTTGTTTTGCCGATACCAGGTATTGAGGATGCTGGACTTATCCACGCAGTTGACTTACTTGATGGGAAAGAGAAATGTGGTCAAAAAGTGCTCGTAGTTGGCGGAGGTATGGTTGGTAGTGAAACAGCTGCATTTTTAGGTGAAGCTGGTCATGACGTCACCGTTGTAGAACTTCGCGATGAAGTCGGAGCAGACGTTATTTCTGAACATCGTAAATTCCTGATGCGTGATTTCGATGAATATAAAATCAAAAGTGTTACGAATGCAAAAGTAACGAGTTTCTTTGAAGACGGGGTAACCTATTCCCTAGCGGATAACAAAGAACACCGAATCGACGGATTTGACTCTGTTGTTCTAGCAATGGGATCAAGAGCCTATAACCCACTGGAAGAAGCTATAAAAAAAATGGTACCCGAAACCTATGTCATCGGTGATGCTATTCGTGCGCGCCGGGCATTGGATGCAACAAAAGAAGCACTAGACGCTGTATTACAATTATAA
- the aroE gene encoding shikimate dehydrogenase has protein sequence MENRISGTTRLLGLIGTPVDHSKSPIMYNYSFQKAGLDYAYLAFDTPIEKVADTIKAIKTFNLRGANVTMPCKSEVLKHMDDLSPAARMIGAVNTIVNEDGKLTGHITDGLGFIANLRDASVDVTGKKMTIIGAGGAATAIQVQCALDGAKEITIFNIKDAFYDKAKQTAASIKQEVPNCIVHIYDLNDTEKLNAEIATSDILVNATLVGMHPNEHETPISDTSVFRKELIVADIIYNPKKTQLLLDAEAAGCKTVGGLGMLLWQGAEAYKLFTGKDMPVSEVKNLYFN, from the coding sequence ATGGAAAATAGAATTTCAGGAACGACTAGGCTTCTTGGCTTAATTGGGACACCCGTAGACCATTCAAAATCTCCAATCATGTATAATTACAGTTTTCAAAAAGCGGGGTTGGATTATGCTTACCTAGCTTTTGACACACCTATTGAAAAAGTTGCTGATACTATAAAAGCAATCAAGACATTTAATCTGCGTGGCGCAAACGTGACCATGCCTTGTAAAAGTGAAGTTTTAAAACACATGGATGACCTTTCCCCTGCTGCTCGGATGATTGGCGCTGTTAACACTATCGTAAATGAAGACGGGAAGCTAACTGGGCATATAACAGATGGCCTTGGTTTTATTGCAAATTTACGAGATGCTAGTGTAGATGTCACCGGCAAAAAAATGACTATAATTGGTGCTGGTGGTGCAGCTACAGCAATCCAAGTCCAGTGTGCACTTGATGGGGCCAAGGAAATCACCATTTTTAATATTAAAGACGCTTTTTATGACAAAGCAAAACAAACTGCTGCTTCCATTAAACAAGAAGTGCCAAATTGCATCGTACATATTTATGATTTGAACGATACAGAAAAACTAAATGCGGAAATTGCCACTAGCGATATCCTTGTTAATGCGACACTCGTTGGCATGCATCCGAATGAACACGAAACACCTATTAGCGATACATCCGTTTTTAGAAAAGAACTTATCGTTGCAGATATTATTTATAACCCTAAAAAAACGCAACTTCTACTAGATGCTGAAGCTGCTGGTTGTAAGACTGTAGGCGGGTTAGGAATGCTTTTGTGGCAAGGCGCTGAAGCATACAAATTGTTTACTGGTAAAGATATGCCAGTTTCAGAAGTAAAGAATCTATATTTCAACTAA
- a CDS encoding MFS transporter translates to MNAKRFYPTAIALYFTYFIHGIGVSILGQYKQDFAGVWGADKLSDGTFDVSMVIAVIAALGLGRLLTLPISGPFSDKFGRKPSALIGVALYAVYFIGLAFAPNMYIAYAFAFVGGAANSFLDTAVTPSVLEIFTKNGAIANMFTKFSISIGQFVLPFAIGMVAAANMSFRTLFVITMVLIVIDGLIIAFMPFPPMNNNVGGEKAKPEKMKFNATSWAIIGIGFTCTSTFQLWLNCNQELGKLYGMADPSKIQSFYSLGTMCAILITAVLVKKFILPVRILILYPAIATLMLLIIYIVQTPTICLIGGFVIGYAAAGGVLQLAVSTANEFFPTNKGKITSIVMISSSLANYIVLNVASYITKAGGIEGPKYVLLFNVAITVIGILLAIFVNMRYKNESKIATK, encoded by the coding sequence ATGAACGCAAAAAGATTTTATCCAACAGCAATAGCACTTTATTTTACTTATTTTATTCACGGTATTGGGGTATCCATTCTTGGCCAATACAAACAAGATTTCGCCGGAGTATGGGGAGCAGATAAGCTTTCTGATGGCACATTTGACGTAAGCATGGTTATCGCAGTTATCGCAGCACTTGGTTTAGGTCGCTTGCTGACATTACCAATTTCTGGACCCTTCTCAGATAAATTTGGGCGTAAACCGTCCGCATTAATCGGTGTTGCGTTATACGCAGTTTATTTCATCGGTCTTGCTTTTGCACCGAATATGTATATCGCTTACGCTTTCGCTTTTGTAGGAGGAGCGGCGAACTCATTCTTAGACACAGCCGTAACACCATCAGTTCTAGAAATTTTCACAAAAAATGGCGCCATTGCCAATATGTTTACTAAATTCTCTATCTCTATCGGACAATTTGTATTACCTTTCGCAATCGGTATGGTTGCGGCGGCAAATATGTCATTCCGCACACTATTCGTTATTACAATGGTCTTAATCGTTATTGATGGCTTAATCATCGCATTTATGCCATTCCCTCCAATGAACAATAATGTTGGCGGCGAAAAAGCAAAACCAGAAAAAATGAAATTCAATGCAACTAGTTGGGCTATAATCGGTATTGGTTTTACGTGTACATCCACTTTCCAACTATGGCTAAACTGCAACCAAGAACTTGGAAAATTATACGGTATGGCTGATCCAAGTAAAATTCAATCATTCTACTCACTAGGAACAATGTGCGCAATTCTAATTACCGCTGTTCTCGTGAAAAAATTTATTTTACCAGTCCGAATTCTAATCCTATATCCAGCAATTGCCACTTTAATGTTGCTAATTATTTATATCGTACAAACACCAACCATTTGCTTAATTGGTGGATTTGTCATCGGATACGCTGCTGCTGGGGGAGTTCTACAACTAGCTGTATCAACTGCCAATGAGTTTTTCCCAACAAACAAAGGGAAAATCACTTCAATTGTCATGATTTCTTCCAGTCTAGCAAACTATATTGTTTTAAACGTTGCAAGTTATATTACTAAAGCTGGTGGTATCGAAGGTCCGAAATATGTGTTATTATTCAATGTAGCGATAACTGTTATTGGTATCCTACTAGCAATCTTTGTCAATATGCGTTACAAAAACGAATCTAAAATTGCTACTAAATAA
- a CDS encoding MFS transporter: MKNKYLSTSLGLYMNYFVHGMALIIIAQNIDFLSQKWHTDLAGAAGVVSSFGIGKLLAVFISGRLSDKFGRKLSVILGVFFYIIFLGGILLSPNTIIAYMFGISAGIANSFLDTGTYPALMEAYPKKAASANIIVKAFVQSGQFLLPFMIAFILANNLWYGWSFIVLIVILLINLLYTLTRTFPPMTVGKPLDAAELAEEKKQKFHFSIDEICLILFGFVAQTLLYIMSQWIAKYGSEVIHMTDDASRLLVSYASVGAIICVCVTFILGNRGVRTLHILITYVTMTMLISFTLFAFPSEIVCIVGAFLLGYFSAGGIIQLGLTLLAEVSARGKGFVTSLYTIAEGIAVFIIPLIAAAISRIDIAAIFLLNAGIALFGLALLMIVFTRKKKFARDHI; this comes from the coding sequence ATGAAAAACAAATATTTATCTACATCACTTGGTCTTTATATGAACTACTTTGTTCATGGTATGGCGTTAATCATCATTGCACAAAATATTGATTTTTTATCTCAAAAATGGCATACAGATTTGGCTGGTGCTGCCGGCGTTGTATCTTCCTTTGGGATTGGTAAATTATTAGCTGTATTTATTTCGGGAAGACTATCCGATAAATTCGGTAGAAAGTTGTCTGTTATTCTCGGCGTGTTTTTCTATATTATCTTTTTAGGCGGTATATTACTCAGCCCCAATACGATTATCGCATACATGTTTGGTATTTCTGCTGGGATAGCAAATTCCTTCTTAGATACAGGAACCTACCCCGCCCTTATGGAAGCTTATCCAAAAAAAGCTGCTTCTGCTAATATCATTGTTAAAGCTTTCGTACAATCTGGTCAATTCCTTTTACCATTCATGATTGCATTTATTTTAGCAAATAACTTATGGTATGGCTGGAGCTTTATTGTATTGATCGTTATTTTACTAATTAACTTACTCTATACATTAACGCGAACTTTCCCGCCGATGACTGTTGGAAAACCACTAGATGCAGCAGAACTTGCCGAAGAGAAAAAGCAAAAGTTTCATTTTAGTATAGATGAAATTTGTTTGATTTTATTTGGTTTTGTGGCCCAAACGCTTCTTTATATTATGAGCCAATGGATCGCTAAGTATGGTTCAGAAGTTATTCATATGACAGACGATGCTTCTAGACTACTTGTAAGTTATGCTAGTGTCGGAGCGATTATTTGTGTGTGTGTGACGTTTATTTTAGGAAATCGCGGCGTGCGAACGCTCCATATCTTAATTACTTATGTAACCATGACGATGCTCATCTCCTTTACACTGTTTGCTTTCCCAAGCGAAATCGTATGTATTGTTGGGGCTTTCTTATTGGGCTATTTCTCTGCTGGAGGAATTATCCAATTAGGTTTAACACTACTTGCGGAGGTTTCTGCTCGAGGAAAGGGTTTTGTCACTAGCCTTTATACTATTGCAGAAGGGATAGCTGTTTTCATTATTCCCTTGATTGCTGCTGCGATTTCCCGAATTGATATTGCCGCTATCTTCTTACTAAATGCTGGTATTGCGCTTTTCGGCCTCGCTCTCTTAATGATTGTATTTACAAGAAAGAAAAAATTTGCTCGAGATCATATTTAA
- a CDS encoding ABC transporter ATP-binding protein, whose translation MKVDSLSKKIDGELLLDKITFEVKPGEIIGIVGRNGVGKTTLFRTIMGFYIPDEGDVYLDEALSKNPQLKQKLFMLQDSLNCWDGYKIPTIKKFYQKTYPLFDGAKFDNLLNQVNLATDVKFQNYSKGMKGLFGLVLALSIGAEFILLDEPMEGLDIIAQKKIMGILLEEVEKRKLGIIISSHRLADLDPIADYIHILQDNHIEESYHLESLREQAVKIQIAFENKKIPPFLLENGKVINKYGRVYTILFRDMNTELYAAIKKEKPIFMDELAVTLEDLFIYHLEELGGEKS comes from the coding sequence TTGAAGGTTGATTCACTTAGCAAAAAAATTGACGGGGAACTCTTATTGGATAAAATAACATTTGAAGTAAAGCCAGGAGAAATTATTGGTATAGTCGGACGAAATGGCGTAGGTAAAACAACTCTTTTTCGAACTATTATGGGTTTTTATATTCCTGATGAGGGAGATGTGTACTTAGATGAGGCATTAAGCAAAAACCCTCAATTAAAGCAAAAATTATTCATGCTTCAAGATAGTTTAAATTGTTGGGATGGTTATAAGATTCCGACGATAAAAAAATTCTATCAAAAAACTTATCCATTATTCGACGGAGCTAAATTTGATAACTTACTCAATCAAGTTAACCTAGCTACAGATGTAAAATTTCAAAATTATTCAAAAGGAATGAAAGGTCTTTTTGGGCTCGTTCTTGCCCTATCTATCGGAGCTGAATTTATTTTGCTCGATGAACCAATGGAAGGTCTCGATATAATTGCTCAAAAGAAAATTATGGGCATATTATTAGAAGAAGTGGAGAAGCGGAAATTAGGCATTATTATTTCTTCCCATCGTTTAGCTGATTTAGATCCGATTGCTGACTATATTCATATTTTACAAGATAATCATATTGAAGAGTCTTACCATCTTGAATCACTTCGGGAACAAGCTGTTAAAATTCAGATCGCTTTTGAAAATAAAAAAATTCCACCTTTTTTACTGGAAAATGGCAAAGTAATTAATAAGTATGGCCGTGTTTACACCATTTTATTCCGAGATATGAACACAGAATTATACGCAGCAATAAAAAAAGAAAAACCAATTTTCATGGATGAACTCGCAGTCACATTAGAAGACTTGTTTATTTATCATCTAGAAGAACTAGGAGGCGAGAAATCATGA